A genomic region of Mycobacterium senriense contains the following coding sequences:
- a CDS encoding TetR/AcrR family transcriptional regulator, with amino-acid sequence MTTAGRTVRTERASSTQEAILAAAERLYAEHGMFAVSNRQVSEAAGQGNNAAVGYHFGTKADLVRAIEQKHRGPVEQLREQMVTELLDTGGSTEMRNWVACLVRPLTDHLDELGNPTWYARFAAQAMTDPAYYNIIVKGALSSRSLVQVVEGINRCLPELPAEVHFERNIMARNLLMHSCADRERALAAGAVTSHRSWRAAASGLIDAIVGLWLAPVTAYE; translated from the coding sequence ATGACCACCGCCGGCCGGACCGTTCGCACGGAACGGGCCAGTTCCACCCAGGAGGCGATCCTGGCGGCGGCCGAGCGCCTGTACGCCGAGCATGGCATGTTCGCGGTGTCCAACCGGCAGGTCAGCGAGGCCGCGGGCCAGGGCAACAACGCTGCCGTCGGTTACCACTTCGGCACCAAGGCCGACCTGGTGCGGGCGATCGAGCAGAAGCACCGCGGGCCCGTCGAGCAGCTACGCGAACAGATGGTGACCGAACTGCTCGACACGGGCGGTTCGACCGAAATGCGCAACTGGGTGGCGTGTTTGGTACGCCCGCTCACCGATCACCTGGACGAGTTGGGCAACCCGACCTGGTACGCGCGTTTCGCGGCCCAGGCAATGACCGACCCGGCCTACTACAACATCATCGTCAAGGGCGCGCTCAGCTCCCGGTCGCTGGTCCAGGTCGTCGAGGGCATCAACCGCTGCCTGCCCGAACTGCCGGCCGAGGTGCACTTCGAACGCAACATCATGGCCCGAAACCTGTTGATGCACAGCTGTGCTGATCGTGAACGCGCGCTTGCCGCGGGCGCGGTGACGTCTCATCGTTCATGGCGGGCCGCGGCGTCTGGTCTCATCGACGCGATCGTGGGCCTGTGGCTGGCGCCCGTGACGGCGTACGAGTAA
- a CDS encoding ferredoxin encodes MKVTVDQNVCASSGNCVMNAPEVFDQRDDDGVVELLNPNPTPEQAEGARRAAAACPALAIHIEE; translated from the coding sequence ATGAAAGTGACTGTTGACCAAAATGTTTGCGCTTCTTCGGGGAACTGCGTGATGAATGCGCCCGAAGTGTTCGACCAGCGTGACGACGACGGTGTCGTCGAACTGCTCAATCCCAATCCGACGCCCGAACAGGCCGAAGGCGCGCGGCGGGCGGCCGCGGCCTGCCCCGCGCTTGCCATCCACATCGAGGAATGA
- a CDS encoding cytochrome P450, protein MSDTLTSTATEQTSDIPDYPMAREPRCPFAPPPDVMALAEVRPLSRVRIWDGSTPWLITGYEQVRELFSDSRVSVDDRQPGFPHWNEGMLSTVHKRPRSVFTADGEEHTRFRRMLSKPFTFKRVENLRPTIQQITDDHIDAILAGPQPADIVTALALPVPSLVISQLLGVPYEDADMFQHHANVGLARYATGEDTVKGAMSLNKYLAQLVEAKMENPAEDAVSDLAERVTAGELSVKEAAQLGTGLLIAGHETTSNMIGLGVLALLENPDQLAVIRDAEDPKVIASAVEELLRYLSIIQNGQRRVALEDIHIAGETIRAGEGIIIDLAPANWDADAFAEPDRLYLHRSGADRNVAFGYGRHQCVGQQLARAELQIVFHTLARRIPTLQLAVPIEEVPFKDDRLAYGVYELPVSW, encoded by the coding sequence ATGTCAGACACACTGACGAGTACCGCTACGGAGCAGACCTCCGATATCCCGGATTACCCGATGGCCAGGGAGCCGCGCTGCCCGTTCGCGCCACCACCGGACGTCATGGCACTCGCCGAAGTCCGCCCGCTGTCCCGGGTCCGGATCTGGGACGGCAGCACACCCTGGCTCATTACGGGCTACGAGCAAGTGCGCGAACTGTTTTCGGACTCACGAGTCAGCGTCGACGACCGCCAGCCCGGATTTCCGCACTGGAACGAAGGCATGCTGTCCACGGTGCACAAGCGCCCGCGGTCGGTGTTCACCGCCGACGGTGAGGAGCACACCCGATTCCGGCGCATGCTGTCGAAACCCTTCACGTTCAAGCGGGTCGAAAACCTGCGCCCGACCATCCAGCAGATCACCGACGACCACATCGACGCGATCCTCGCCGGACCCCAGCCCGCCGACATCGTCACCGCGCTGGCGCTGCCGGTGCCGTCGCTGGTGATCAGCCAGTTGCTGGGCGTTCCCTACGAAGACGCCGACATGTTCCAGCACCACGCCAACGTCGGCCTCGCGCGCTACGCCACCGGTGAAGACACCGTCAAAGGCGCGATGAGCCTGAACAAGTACCTCGCCCAGCTGGTCGAGGCCAAGATGGAGAATCCGGCCGAGGACGCGGTGTCCGACCTCGCCGAGCGGGTCACGGCCGGCGAGCTCAGCGTGAAAGAGGCCGCCCAGTTGGGCACCGGCCTGCTGATCGCCGGGCACGAAACCACCTCCAACATGATCGGGCTCGGCGTGCTCGCCTTGCTGGAAAATCCCGACCAGCTGGCCGTCATCCGCGATGCCGAAGATCCGAAGGTCATCGCCAGCGCGGTGGAAGAACTCCTGCGCTACCTCAGCATCATTCAGAACGGTCAGCGCCGCGTCGCGCTCGAAGACATCCACATCGCCGGGGAGACGATCCGTGCCGGCGAGGGCATCATCATCGATTTGGCCCCGGCCAACTGGGACGCGGACGCGTTCGCCGAACCGGACCGGCTGTACCTGCATCGCTCGGGTGCCGACCGCAACGTCGCTTTCGGCTACGGCCGGCACCAGTGCGTGGGGCAACAGCTTGCCCGCGCCGAGCTGCAGATCGTGTTCCACACGCTGGCCCGGCGCATTCCCACGCTGCAACTTGCCGTTCCGATCGAGGAGGTTCCGTTCAAGGATGACCGACTCGCCTACGGCGTCTACGAACTGCCGGTGAGCTGGTAG
- a CDS encoding amidohydrolase family protein: MVFSADNHISLADDIFYQRFPDDLKDKAPRIWYEDGAYQVGRKGQSFLPGDFSAVLMQYDDLPGAASTNIEARIQELHDDGVEKELAFPNAVLALFHYPDKQLRELAFRIYNEYIAELQERSNGHFYGAGLINWWDPEGARKTLAELKSLGIKTFLLPLNPGKDDDGNIIDYGSTAMKPVWDEIEAAGLPVAHHIGETPPKTPCQFNSVVVGMMINIDGFREQFAKYLFTGILDDHPGLRIGWFEGGIAWVPWALQDADHLMGSYQHMFNRTLEHEPRYYWDTHMSASFMVDPLGLQLIDQIGVDKVMWSSDYPHNESTYGYSEKSLKSVVDAVGPDNAVKIVSGNVTKFLGL, translated from the coding sequence GTGGTCTTCTCGGCCGACAACCACATCTCGCTGGCGGATGACATCTTCTACCAACGCTTCCCGGACGACCTGAAGGATAAGGCACCGCGAATCTGGTACGAGGACGGCGCCTACCAGGTCGGCCGCAAAGGACAGTCGTTTCTGCCGGGCGACTTCAGCGCCGTGCTGATGCAGTACGACGACCTGCCCGGGGCCGCGAGCACCAACATCGAGGCCCGGATCCAGGAGCTGCACGACGACGGCGTCGAAAAGGAACTGGCGTTCCCCAACGCGGTGCTGGCGCTGTTTCACTACCCGGACAAGCAGCTTCGCGAACTCGCCTTCCGCATCTACAACGAATACATCGCAGAGCTGCAGGAGCGCTCGAACGGTCACTTCTACGGCGCCGGGCTGATCAACTGGTGGGATCCGGAGGGTGCCCGCAAGACGCTGGCCGAGCTGAAGTCATTGGGAATCAAGACCTTCCTGTTGCCGCTTAACCCCGGCAAGGACGACGACGGCAACATCATCGACTACGGCAGCACCGCAATGAAGCCGGTCTGGGACGAGATCGAGGCCGCCGGTCTTCCGGTGGCCCACCACATCGGAGAGACGCCGCCGAAAACCCCGTGCCAGTTCAACAGCGTGGTGGTCGGCATGATGATCAACATTGACGGCTTCCGCGAGCAGTTCGCCAAATACCTGTTCACCGGAATTCTCGATGATCATCCCGGGCTGCGAATCGGCTGGTTCGAAGGTGGGATCGCTTGGGTGCCTTGGGCGTTGCAGGACGCCGACCACCTGATGGGGTCATACCAGCACATGTTCAACCGGACCCTCGAGCACGAACCACGCTACTACTGGGACACCCACATGAGCGCGTCGTTCATGGTCGACCCGCTGGGCCTGCAGCTGATCGACCAGATCGGGGTGGACAAGGTGATGTGGTCCAGCGACTATCCGCACAACGAGAGCACCTACGGCTATTCGGAGAAATCTCTGAAATCCGTTGTGGACGCGGTGGGTCCGGACAACGCGGTGAAGATCGTCAGCGGCAACGTCACGAAGTTCCTGGGTCTGTAG
- a CDS encoding M24 family metallopeptidase, with product MTTFAQLDTNTGNGLVIPETADLARLRRETGARLRSAMAERGVDAMILLGNNAVVYATGASWPLGDAGLSYVERPVAVVLTDDQWPHLFLPFREGASQESDLPADHLHGPVYLEFDEGVQHFARQLADLIPTKAVVAVDEFTGAMSRAGKLLFPGGAPVDAAAIVSAAKSVKTPDELSCMRTAIRITDEAMVEVQKSLAPGIRQIDLSASFLRRAFALGATASMLEPIWQVMPPSKAEGVWTTHGDLALPLLTTERELAEGDVLWTDVSITYQGYCSDFGRTWIVGRDPSPRQRAQFDKWFEIMSSVLGVAKAGATAADLGRAAIKANGGTKPWLPHFYLGHGIGVNAAEMPMIGTDLGQEFDENFVLQAGMVLVLEPVVWEDGTGGYRSEEVLVITEEGWIRLTNYPYDPYGN from the coding sequence GTGACGACGTTCGCGCAACTGGATACCAACACCGGCAACGGACTGGTGATCCCGGAAACAGCCGACCTGGCTCGCCTGCGCCGCGAGACGGGAGCCCGGCTGCGTTCGGCGATGGCCGAGCGCGGGGTCGACGCGATGATCCTGCTGGGCAACAACGCGGTGGTTTACGCCACCGGTGCCAGCTGGCCACTCGGCGATGCCGGATTGTCCTACGTTGAACGGCCGGTGGCCGTGGTGCTCACCGACGACCAATGGCCGCACCTGTTCCTGCCCTTCCGCGAAGGGGCGTCGCAGGAGTCGGACTTGCCCGCCGACCACTTGCACGGGCCCGTTTACCTCGAATTCGACGAGGGCGTACAGCATTTCGCGCGTCAGCTGGCCGACCTCATCCCGACCAAAGCGGTAGTCGCGGTCGACGAGTTCACCGGCGCCATGTCGCGCGCCGGGAAGCTACTGTTCCCCGGCGGTGCACCGGTTGACGCCGCGGCCATCGTCAGCGCCGCCAAGTCGGTAAAGACACCGGACGAATTGTCCTGCATGCGCACCGCGATCCGGATCACCGACGAGGCGATGGTCGAGGTCCAGAAGAGCCTGGCCCCCGGTATCCGTCAGATCGATTTGTCGGCAAGCTTTTTGCGCCGTGCCTTCGCGCTGGGTGCAACGGCCAGCATGCTCGAACCGATCTGGCAGGTGATGCCGCCGAGTAAGGCCGAGGGAGTCTGGACCACGCACGGCGATTTGGCGCTGCCGCTACTGACCACCGAACGCGAGCTGGCCGAAGGTGATGTGCTGTGGACCGACGTCAGCATCACCTATCAGGGCTACTGCTCCGACTTCGGGCGCACCTGGATCGTCGGGCGGGATCCGTCGCCGCGTCAGCGGGCGCAGTTCGACAAATGGTTCGAGATCATGAGCTCGGTTCTCGGCGTCGCCAAGGCCGGCGCCACCGCGGCGGACCTGGGCCGGGCCGCTATCAAGGCGAACGGCGGCACCAAACCGTGGCTGCCGCACTTCTACCTGGGCCACGGCATCGGGGTCAACGCCGCCGAAATGCCGATGATAGGAACCGATCTCGGGCAGGAATTCGACGAGAACTTCGTCCTGCAGGCCGGGATGGTGCTGGTGCTGGAGCCCGTGGTGTGGGAAGACGGCACCGGCGGCTACCGCAGCGAAGAGGTCCTGGTGATAACCGAGGAAGGCTGGATCCGTTTGACCAACTACCCCTATGACCCCTATGGCAACTGA
- a CDS encoding M24 family metallopeptidase: MATEVLPDERTLRSGRRQRALAQMAAHDLDVLVLGRQANVRYVTGAPQLWVAGTRPFGPTCVLVRETGAVHLLSTWDEGVPEDIPHENLYGISWNPMNTMSALQRIDGAATARRVGTDALSPVFAQLLPTAFPNAQLVDGELAMRAARRIKTDEEIAALRESVAVAESALAAAVSELRPGVTEQALAGVLLEASSAGGVSTPSNQDVAWVTSRTHPWRRAHGDGRIQDGDLVAFSAGVLAGGYIGEVGRTWPADNRHAPGGAAALHGRWERLWNKLFTACRPGAGASELLEAYRAADEPEPPMPVARGLGMGFDPPVVSKHLPTTAADEHLEPGMVLAVTGYVWEEGVGAVFGREAVLITADGPEVLTASPFWQP, encoded by the coding sequence ATGGCAACTGAAGTCCTGCCCGACGAGCGCACACTGCGCTCGGGACGCCGCCAGCGGGCGCTGGCTCAGATGGCGGCACACGATCTCGACGTCCTGGTCCTCGGCCGGCAGGCCAACGTCCGTTACGTCACCGGGGCGCCGCAGCTGTGGGTCGCCGGCACCCGGCCGTTCGGGCCGACCTGCGTGCTGGTGCGTGAGACCGGTGCCGTGCACCTCCTGAGCACCTGGGACGAGGGTGTTCCCGAGGACATCCCCCATGAGAACCTCTACGGCATCTCGTGGAACCCGATGAACACGATGTCCGCCCTGCAACGCATCGACGGTGCGGCAACCGCCAGGCGCGTCGGAACCGACGCGCTATCACCGGTTTTCGCGCAGCTCCTGCCGACCGCGTTTCCGAACGCGCAGCTGGTCGACGGCGAGCTCGCCATGCGGGCGGCACGCCGCATCAAGACGGACGAGGAAATCGCCGCGCTGCGCGAGTCCGTCGCGGTGGCCGAGTCTGCGCTGGCGGCCGCGGTCTCGGAGTTGCGGCCGGGCGTAACCGAACAGGCGCTGGCCGGTGTCTTGCTCGAGGCCTCCTCGGCCGGCGGTGTGAGCACGCCGTCGAATCAAGATGTCGCATGGGTGACATCGCGCACGCACCCCTGGCGGCGCGCCCACGGCGACGGTCGCATTCAGGACGGCGACCTGGTGGCGTTCTCCGCCGGAGTGCTGGCGGGAGGCTACATCGGCGAAGTCGGCCGGACCTGGCCCGCCGACAACCGGCACGCGCCCGGCGGCGCCGCCGCCCTACATGGGCGGTGGGAACGACTGTGGAACAAGCTGTTTACCGCCTGTCGGCCCGGCGCGGGCGCGAGCGAACTGCTCGAAGCCTACCGGGCCGCGGACGAGCCCGAGCCGCCGATGCCGGTGGCCCGCGGCCTGGGCATGGGGTTCGACCCACCCGTCGTCTCCAAGCACCTGCCTACCACCGCGGCCGACGAACATCTGGAGCCCGGGATGGTGCTGGCCGTGACGGGCTACGTGTGGGAAGAAGGAGTCGGCGCGGTATTCGGGCGGGAAGCGGTCCTGATCACCGCCGACGGCCCCGAAGTGCTTACCGCGAGCCCGTTCTGGCAGCCCTAG
- a CDS encoding enoyl-CoA hydratase/isomerase family protein: MPEPPEPEAEEIIRYHKDAVTRIATITFDRPDYLNAPTVAARLRYADLLHRASIDDDVKVLVVRGAGDDLGSGADLTEVMRMRDAADQSPRLAEYRIGADEIRYPPQGSFRNGATLGQWYANPNSGIRGLQDFKKISILEAKGYCYGWHFYQAADADLVISSDDALFGHPSFRYYGWGPRMWWWAQTMGIRKFQEMVFTGRAFTAAEMYDCNFLNSVVPRDELEAEVERYALACASNRPTDTVFMQKVFFEIMKQFQGEYLGSMLSGVFESMGAGVRPDGGDELMLDDAMKRGLGDAVKDNDDKFPAEWRLSKKARKKARADKGAKAKRKKQ; the protein is encoded by the coding sequence ATGCCCGAGCCCCCGGAGCCGGAGGCCGAAGAGATCATCCGGTACCACAAAGACGCCGTGACGCGGATCGCCACGATCACGTTCGACCGACCGGACTATCTCAACGCACCGACGGTCGCCGCACGCCTGCGCTACGCGGACTTGTTGCACCGGGCCAGCATTGACGACGACGTCAAGGTTCTGGTGGTCCGCGGAGCCGGCGACGACCTTGGTTCGGGCGCGGACCTGACCGAGGTGATGCGGATGCGTGATGCGGCGGACCAGAGCCCGCGGCTTGCCGAATACCGGATCGGCGCCGACGAAATCCGGTATCCGCCGCAGGGTTCGTTCCGCAACGGTGCCACCCTGGGCCAGTGGTACGCCAACCCGAATTCGGGCATCCGCGGCCTGCAGGACTTCAAGAAGATCTCCATCCTGGAGGCAAAGGGCTACTGCTACGGCTGGCACTTCTACCAGGCCGCCGACGCCGATCTGGTCATCTCCAGCGACGATGCGCTGTTCGGGCATCCGTCGTTCCGGTATTACGGCTGGGGTCCCCGGATGTGGTGGTGGGCGCAGACCATGGGCATTCGCAAGTTCCAGGAAATGGTGTTCACCGGAAGGGCATTCACCGCCGCCGAGATGTATGACTGCAACTTCCTCAACAGTGTGGTACCGCGGGACGAACTCGAGGCCGAGGTGGAGAGATACGCGTTGGCCTGCGCGAGTAACCGCCCAACCGACACGGTGTTCATGCAGAAGGTCTTCTTCGAGATCATGAAGCAGTTCCAGGGCGAATACCTCGGCAGCATGCTCAGCGGCGTCTTCGAGTCGATGGGCGCCGGCGTGCGCCCGGATGGCGGCGACGAGCTGATGCTCGACGACGCGATGAAGCGGGGTCTGGGCGACGCGGTCAAGGACAACGATGACAAGTTCCCCGCCGAATGGCGGCTGAGCAAGAAGGCGCGCAAGAAGGCGCGTGCCGACAAGGGCGCCAAAGCGAAAAGAAAGAAACAGTGA
- a CDS encoding CaiB/BaiF CoA-transferase family protein, with product MTPHRVGPPLAGYTVIDLSTGIAGAYCTKLLADGGADVVKIESPEGDSLRRWSASDATIPAGGDGALFSFLAGAKHGVVADLADDADAELVNRLLASADAAVWSAGSKVAEHPDFTPDAIHRRHPHLTVTSITPFGLEGPWRDRAATEFTLQAWSGGIVGLGRGEQERAPVFVGGQVGEYLAGVYASVATLTSRWRRIDGGAGEVLDLSMLETQILCLTYYPVSYFEVLGRPWRDMRRPTIPGVAQAKDGLVDLGCGTAQQWFDLCAMVGHPEWIDEESPLSITEQANIHAEELFSWLAETPVDEIRELASAFRIPNARVANGANVTSFDQFVERESFARNPRDGFQQPSHPYRMWPAQLRAPQPAPRLGEHTERYRAAALPARPAPTGAAKALPLQGIRVLDMTTFWAGPCCTHSLALLGAEVIHIESTSRPDGTRMIAGIPITEDQWWEKSPIFEALNTNKKGLTLDLQSPRGRELLREFIATCDVVVENFTPRVLDQIGLDFAAVQSIRPDTVMVRMPGFGLEGPWRDNPAFAYVIESASGVSWLTGYPDRTPYDPYSIGDPNAGVHALNAILLALEHRRRTGEGVFVEAAMVDAALSIAAEQVIEYTAYGALLERAGNRGPTAAPQNLYLSADIDEFGRLDSWVAIAVATGDQWDSLCRALGSPPWATDPRLSTESGRRTHHNAIDEQLAAWCRYRSCDEIVATLWDAGVPVAKVMQPHRQPELEQLAFRDFFEEVDHPVNGPARLSSVPMRFSAGPHKFHTEHAPLLGQHNHELLSGLGLSGSEIAALETDGVIGSAPAMRARS from the coding sequence GTGACGCCACACCGCGTCGGACCGCCGCTGGCCGGCTATACGGTGATCGACCTGTCCACCGGTATAGCCGGCGCCTACTGCACCAAGCTGCTCGCCGACGGCGGTGCCGACGTCGTGAAAATCGAGTCACCCGAGGGTGATTCGCTGCGCCGGTGGTCGGCATCGGACGCCACCATCCCGGCCGGCGGGGACGGCGCCCTGTTCAGCTTCCTGGCCGGGGCGAAACACGGTGTCGTTGCCGATCTCGCCGACGACGCCGACGCCGAGCTGGTGAACCGGCTGCTCGCGTCCGCGGACGCGGCGGTGTGGTCGGCCGGCTCGAAAGTGGCCGAGCACCCGGACTTTACGCCGGACGCCATCCACCGCCGCCACCCGCATCTCACCGTCACCTCGATCACACCGTTCGGGCTGGAAGGCCCCTGGCGAGACCGTGCCGCGACCGAGTTCACCCTGCAGGCGTGGTCGGGCGGGATCGTCGGGCTCGGCCGCGGCGAGCAGGAGCGTGCGCCCGTCTTCGTCGGTGGTCAAGTCGGTGAGTACCTGGCCGGCGTCTACGCCAGCGTGGCCACCCTGACGTCGCGCTGGCGCCGAATCGACGGCGGAGCAGGCGAAGTGCTGGACCTGTCGATGCTCGAGACACAGATTCTGTGCCTCACCTATTACCCGGTGTCCTACTTCGAAGTGCTCGGACGGCCGTGGCGAGACATGCGACGGCCGACCATCCCTGGGGTGGCCCAGGCTAAGGACGGGCTGGTGGATCTCGGCTGCGGGACCGCGCAGCAGTGGTTCGACCTGTGCGCGATGGTAGGCCACCCGGAGTGGATCGATGAGGAATCGCCGCTGTCGATCACCGAGCAGGCCAACATCCACGCCGAGGAGCTCTTTTCCTGGCTGGCGGAGACCCCGGTTGACGAAATCCGGGAACTGGCCTCGGCGTTCCGTATTCCCAACGCGCGCGTGGCGAACGGCGCCAACGTCACTTCCTTCGATCAGTTCGTGGAGCGCGAGTCATTCGCGCGCAATCCGCGCGATGGCTTCCAGCAGCCGAGCCACCCGTATCGCATGTGGCCTGCGCAATTGCGCGCCCCGCAGCCGGCGCCGCGGCTGGGCGAGCACACCGAGCGCTATCGTGCAGCAGCTCTCCCGGCGCGGCCGGCGCCGACCGGAGCGGCGAAAGCGCTGCCGCTGCAAGGTATTCGGGTGTTGGACATGACGACGTTCTGGGCGGGTCCATGCTGCACCCATTCGCTGGCATTGCTCGGGGCCGAGGTCATCCATATCGAGTCGACCAGCCGTCCCGATGGCACACGGATGATCGCCGGTATACCGATCACCGAGGACCAGTGGTGGGAGAAGTCACCGATCTTCGAGGCCCTCAACACCAACAAGAAGGGCCTGACTCTGGACCTGCAGAGTCCGCGGGGGCGCGAGCTACTGCGTGAGTTCATCGCCACGTGCGACGTCGTGGTGGAGAATTTCACCCCGCGGGTGCTGGACCAGATCGGGCTGGATTTCGCCGCGGTGCAATCGATTCGGCCGGACACCGTGATGGTGCGGATGCCCGGCTTCGGCCTCGAAGGCCCGTGGCGGGACAATCCCGCTTTCGCCTACGTCATCGAATCCGCCTCCGGCGTGAGCTGGCTTACCGGCTATCCGGATCGAACGCCGTACGACCCGTATTCGATCGGTGACCCCAACGCGGGTGTGCACGCGCTCAACGCGATACTGCTCGCGCTCGAGCACCGGCGCCGCACCGGCGAGGGCGTGTTCGTGGAGGCGGCGATGGTCGATGCCGCCCTGAGCATCGCCGCCGAGCAGGTCATCGAGTACACGGCATACGGGGCGCTGCTCGAGCGGGCCGGCAACAGGGGACCGACCGCCGCACCGCAGAACCTCTACCTCAGCGCCGACATCGACGAATTCGGCCGGCTCGACAGCTGGGTCGCCATCGCAGTGGCCACCGGCGATCAGTGGGACAGCCTGTGCCGGGCGCTCGGATCACCCCCCTGGGCAACCGATCCCAGGCTCTCCACCGAATCCGGCCGACGCACACACCACAATGCCATCGACGAGCAACTCGCGGCCTGGTGCCGGTACCGCAGCTGCGACGAAATCGTCGCAACCCTGTGGGACGCCGGCGTGCCCGTCGCCAAAGTCATGCAACCGCACCGCCAACCCGAGCTGGAACAGTTGGCGTTCCGGGATTTCTTCGAAGAGGTCGACCATCCGGTCAACGGCCCGGCTAGGCTCAGCAGCGTGCCGATGAGGTTCTCGGCCGGACCCCACAAGTTCCACACCGAGCATGCGCCGCTGTTGGGGCAGCACAACCACGAACTGCTGTCCGGCCTGGGCCTGTCCGGTTCGGAGATCGCCGCCCTGGAAACCGACGGCGTGATCGGCAGCGCGCCGGCCATGCGCGCGAGGAGCTGA
- a CDS encoding SDR family NAD(P)-dependent oxidoreductase — translation MAIDPSNILLTGRVAVVTGGGAGIGRGIAAGMAAFGARVAIWERDPETCAQAAESIGALGIVADVRDSEQVDAALERTSAELGTPTILVNNAGGVFSSPLLETSENGWDALYRANLRHVLLCSQRIARQMVSASLPGCIISLTSIEGVRAAPGYAAYAAAKAGVINYTKTAALELAPHNIRVNAIAPDITLTEGLANLGGGAAIAAMGNIVPLGRPGHVDEIAGAAVFLASDMSGYLTGQTLHVDGGTQASGGWYHDPRTGDYRLGPTS, via the coding sequence ATGGCGATCGATCCGTCGAACATTCTGCTCACCGGTCGGGTAGCGGTGGTGACCGGTGGGGGAGCCGGCATCGGGCGCGGCATCGCGGCCGGGATGGCGGCATTCGGTGCCCGGGTGGCGATCTGGGAACGCGACCCGGAAACCTGTGCGCAGGCAGCCGAATCCATTGGTGCCCTGGGAATCGTCGCCGATGTCCGAGACAGTGAGCAGGTGGACGCCGCACTTGAGCGCACCAGCGCCGAACTCGGCACGCCCACGATCCTGGTCAACAACGCCGGCGGGGTGTTCTCCTCACCGTTGCTGGAAACCAGCGAAAACGGCTGGGACGCCTTGTATCGTGCCAACCTGCGCCACGTGCTGCTGTGCAGCCAACGGATCGCCCGGCAGATGGTGTCCGCGAGCCTGCCCGGCTGCATCATCTCGCTCACCTCGATCGAGGGCGTACGGGCCGCACCGGGCTACGCGGCATACGCCGCCGCCAAGGCCGGTGTCATCAACTACACCAAAACCGCGGCGCTGGAACTGGCCCCGCACAACATCCGGGTCAACGCGATAGCGCCGGATATCACGCTCACCGAAGGGCTGGCGAACCTTGGCGGCGGTGCCGCGATCGCCGCCATGGGAAACATCGTGCCGCTGGGACGTCCCGGCCATGTCGACGAAATCGCCGGTGCCGCGGTGTTTCTAGCCTCCGACATGTCGGGCTACCTGACCGGCCAGACGCTCCACGTCGACGGCGGCACCCAGGCCTCCGGCGGTTGGTATCACGACCCGCGGACCGGCGACTACCGGTTGGGGCCGACGAGCTAG
- a CDS encoding SDR family NAD(P)-dependent oxidoreductase: MDGFEGRGAVITGGASGIGLATATEFARRGARLVLADVDGSALERAVAQLKAEGFDAHGVTCDVRHLDQMTHLADESFRLLGQVDVVFSNAGIVVAGPLAAMTHEDWRWVIDIDLWGSIHAVEAFVPKLIEQGRGGHIAFTASFAGLVPNAGLGAYGVAKYGVVGLAETLAREVRDNGIGVSVLCPMVIETGLVANSERIRGADDGLASAPDLTSGFGQLPPTQDDTVSVDGVARLTADAILANRLYILPHEAARASVKRRFERIDRTFDEQAAEGWTH, encoded by the coding sequence ATGGACGGTTTCGAGGGACGCGGGGCGGTCATCACCGGCGGTGCGAGTGGCATCGGTTTGGCCACCGCCACCGAATTCGCCCGACGCGGGGCCCGCCTGGTGCTGGCCGACGTCGACGGCTCCGCGCTGGAACGAGCCGTGGCGCAATTGAAGGCCGAGGGGTTCGACGCGCACGGGGTGACGTGCGATGTGCGGCATCTGGATCAAATGACTCACCTCGCGGACGAATCCTTTCGTCTGCTGGGTCAGGTCGATGTCGTGTTCAGCAATGCGGGCATAGTCGTCGCCGGTCCGCTCGCCGCGATGACGCACGAGGACTGGCGCTGGGTCATCGATATCGACTTGTGGGGTTCGATCCACGCCGTCGAGGCATTCGTGCCGAAGTTGATCGAGCAGGGCAGGGGTGGCCACATCGCATTCACCGCTTCCTTTGCCGGGCTGGTGCCCAACGCCGGCCTCGGGGCATACGGCGTTGCCAAGTACGGCGTCGTCGGGCTGGCCGAGACGCTGGCCCGCGAGGTCAGGGACAACGGCATCGGCGTCTCGGTGCTTTGCCCGATGGTCATCGAGACGGGGTTGGTCGCGAACTCGGAACGAATTCGCGGCGCGGATGACGGGCTCGCATCAGCGCCGGACCTGACGAGCGGCTTCGGACAGCTCCCGCCGACGCAGGATGACACGGTGTCGGTCGATGGCGTGGCACGGCTGACGGCCGACGCAATTCTGGCCAACCGCTTGTACATCCTGCCGCACGAGGCGGCCCGTGCGTCGGTCAAGCGCAGGTTCGAACGCATTGACCGCACCTTCGACGAACAGGCCGCCGAGGGCTGGACGCACTAG